AGAGCGAACCGCTCTTTAAGAAGCTTTTGCAGAATTTACAGCGTAAGTATCAAAACATGAAGTATGTTGCCGTGATTGAGCCACATAAAAAAGAAGGCTATCATATGCATGCGATCGTTAACCAATCGCTGGCCAAGACTCAGTTTGATGTGCATGCGTACATAAAGAGTGGTATTGTGAAAAGCAAAAAAGCTTCTTTGCCATATCTATGGCCGCATGGATGGTTTGATCTGAAAGCACTGTCGGGAGGAGGAAATCTTGGAGGTTGCTTAGCCTCTTATCTTATGAAGAGGACAAGTTGTCCCGAATTTGAGCATAAGTTTAACTGGCGCAGAAGTCGAAACATCGAATGGTATGATATTTTGCGAGGGGAAGATGCGCTGGAGCTAATTAACGCATATCGCCTTGGTTGGGATGTCCAAGAAGTATATAGCTATTCCTGCTTTGATTTGGAGCATATTCAGTCGGTTCGGCACTATGAATTTTGTTTAGAATCAACGGAGAGGAGCCGGCGGTTGGCAATAGCATCGCTTAATGTAGCGAGCTGTGCATGAAGTAAGGAGACAAGAGAAGCGCTGTCTATGACAGGATATTGCGATTGGATGCTCAGGTGTGCTGGTAGTAGTTTAAGCATAAAAGAGTACTTGGCGGCAGCTTTACAAAGGGGGCTGTCGCCTTTCCTTTTAGAAGGCCGTATGTAATGACGGAAAAACGCAGGTAACCTATTACGTACCTCTTCAGAAACGAATATAATGCCGACAAAGGAAAGAAAAGAAAGAATGCAGTAATCATGCGGGTTTGTTCCTAGTAAAGGGGGGCAGGGGAAGGGAAACGGGTGCGTTTCGCTAAAACGGCGCAAAGCACTAGGTAGAGCCGGAGAAAATAAAATTTTTTTGCGGCTTCTGTGACAACGGGAAGTCCTCAGATTCACAGAGGCAGGATATCTTCGCCGAAGCAAAGAATATCTAAAGCTTAAATTCACATAATACATATGGTACGAGTTGGAATAATGGAGGTAGCAGTAATTGAGAAGGCTTAATGCTAAGGATGCAATGCGGATTACTACGTTAAGGAGTCATGGCTTTGATTATCGCGATGGTTGGATGATTGCAATCAAGGAGGGAAAGAAAGGCGTTACGGAAAAAGTGCTTGCTAACTTTCTGGCTTGGCCTATTCGCGAGGTTGTTGTTGATGATGGTTTTGAGCAAAAGCGCTATGTTGATATTGAAGGGCTAGGAGCAGATGGGAAAGAGCTTAAAGAAGTGCGCCTTGGCTATAGCGAATTCATGGGAAATTTGTCGACAAGTTTGTCTAAGCACTGGGGAATGGATGTCATTATCAAACCAAGAGCTAAAGATGATCTCCGGGTGGCTTTGCAAGTTTTAGGCCTGTCGTGCAAAAAAGAAACAGTATTTACTCACACGGGATGGCGAAACATTGATAACAATTGGGTATTCCTGCATGCTGGTGGTGCGATTGGGGCCAAAGACGTCAGCGTCGATCTTAGTGAAGGTGGCGATGTTCTTGGAAGGTATCAATTGCCGGAGGTAGTAGAGGAACCAAACGAAGCCGCGAAGGTTGCCTTTTCGGTGTTAGCGCTGGCCAAGCCTGAAATATCGTATCCTCTCTTTGCAAGCGTATTTTTAGCTCCATTAGCAGAGGTGCTGCGTTTCCAGTCCTTGCAAGGGGATTTCATGCCGTTTATGGTTGGCCGAACGCAAAGTGGTAAGTCTTCATTAGCTGCGCTATTCCTATCGTTCTTCGGAGACTTTGACAAGAATCACTTTCCAGCGAGCTATAAGCAAACTGCCAATAGTTTAGAGAGAGTTTGCTTTTTGCTCAAAGATGCTCTATGCGTAGTAGATGACTTTTTTCCAGGCCAGTCGCATCAGGAACGGACCAAAATGAAAGAAATGGCGCAGCGACTTGCCAGAGCTTATGGCGATGGAGCAGTTAGGCAGCGTCTTCAAGGCGGGAAATTGCAAGGTTTATGGGCACCTCGCGGATTGGCAATTAGTACAGGTGAAGAAAGACCAGAAATTGGCGAATCTGGCCAAGCTCGCTTCTTATTCATTGATGTTAACCGTGGCGATGTAAACTATGAAGCATTGTTAAGTTTACATCAGGAGCGCAAAGCGAAGTTAACAAGCTTTATGCGCTTGTATTTACAGTGGGTGGCTGTTAACTGGGAGCGGATTCCGGATCTCTTTGAGGAAACGTATCGTAAGGCCGGAAAACTATTTTTTCATGAAGAATATAGCGGACGTATTAATGAGTCCTTGGCGAAACTATGCGGTGCGATGGAAGTCGTTTTGACATTTGCAACAGAGAGTGGCTTTATTAGCCAGGAAGAGTATGAATCCTATGGGAAAAATGCATATCAGGCCTTTTCAAAAGTTTTGGAAGAAAACGTGAAGAGCTTGGTGGATGAAAAGCCAGCACAGAAGTTTGTGGCCGCTTTTCGGGAAATTCTGCAGCAACAACCTTGGCGGTTATGCCGACTGGAGGATAAAGAACTGCCTTCAAATCACCTAGGATGTTATGATGAGGAATATTATTATGTATTTCCGAATGCATCCTTTCGAGCAGTTCAAGAATACTGTAGAGCGACCGCGTCTATTTTCCCTGTAGGCGATAGAACCTTGTGGAAGCATTTGCGCGATGAAAATATTATTGAAGTAAGTTATTCGCGTGGGCGCAATACGGTTCAGGTTCGTATGGCTTGCCTGGACGGCAAGAATGTTGACGTTTTGAAGATGCCGCGAAGTGCATTTGAAATAGATGAATAATTATCGCCTACAACGCCTACGAAAGTTGATGATACAGCAGTGTAGGCGTTGTAGGCGATGTTTTATGTTGGTATGAATAAAAAGGGAATTGTGGCAGGAAAGCAGGATTTTCCCAAGTAAAGGTAAAAACAATAAACGGTATACCTGCTTTTCGTGAAAATGATAACTATGATAAAGCAGGCCAAGGAACGGCTTGAAGGGACTGGTTCGAATTAAGGCGATCACGGTACCGCAGCATTCCTTCTGTGAATGTCTCAATGCAGATATTGAAGCTGCGCAAGAAGTACATATTCTGGCCTCGTTTCTTATGGAATCTGGCATTAAGCTCATTTTGCCAGCTCTGAAAAAAGCGGTGGACAAAGACGTAGCCGTGCGGGTTCTTACCGGACGGTATCTTGGCATTACCGAGCTGGCGGCGCTGTATTTGCTTAAAAAAGAATTTGCCGAAGCGCCTAATTTTCAGCTGCGTTTGTTTCCGGACACCGCAGTGTCCTTTCATCCGAAGGCATACTTTTTGGATATGCCGGAAGGGCGAAAAGTATACGTGGGGTCGTCGAATCTTTCCTGGTCGGCGCTATGCAAAGGCTATGAATTTCCTTTTTTGCCAGCGAAGTAGCCGAGCCGCGCGGCGGCGTGCGCAATATTAAAGAGGCGGCAGTGGTGTATCCGGAAGAAACTGGCACCGTTATTCGGCATGATAAGCTCGTGCGCGACGGCATTCCCGAGGTCATTGCCAAGGCGGGCAAGAAAGCCGTCTGGCATCAGGAGAAAGACGCTAAGGAGCTATTTCATCGCCTCCAGCATAAGCTTCAAGAAGAAGCTATGGAATACCGCAGCAATCCTTGCGTGGAAGAGCTTGCAGATTTGACGGAAGTGCTGGACGGCATGGCACATCAGCAGGGGATTTCCATGGGAGAAGTCCTGCAGGTGAAAGCGCAAAAACGCAAAGAACGTGGCGGTTTTGAACAAGGGATTGTGCTGGAGAGAATAGAGTGAATACTTGTTAAGCGAAATGAAGTAAAAAGCATTCTTGTTAAGTTAACAACATTGTAGAAAACATGCGAAAACAGGAGGAACTATTAATGGCTAATGGCAATAACACAGCATCAATCGGTTTCGAGCAGCAAATTTGGGGGGCCGCGGACATTCTCCGGGGCAACATGGATGCTGCTGAGTACAAGCATGTTGTGCTGGGGTTGATTTTTCTAAAATATATATCCGATAAGTTTGAAGCGAGATATCAAGAACTACTTGAAGACGATGATGATGTAGAGGACAAAGATGCATACGCAGAAGTGAACGTATTTTTCGTACAACCCTCTGCTCGATGGGGCGTTATCGCTGAAGCTGCGCACAAAGAAGAAATCGGCACGGTCATTGATGATGCGATGCGCACCATTGAAAAAGAAAACAAGCGCCTTAAGGATATTCTTCCTAAAAATTATTCCCGAGGCGAATTAGATAAACGTCGCCTCGGCAATGTAGTGGATCTGTTTACCAATGTAAAAATGATTGAACATGGTAGTGATACGGATATCCTTGGCAGAACGTATGAATACTGCCTTTCCAGATTTGCAGAAATGGAAGGCAAACGTGCCGGTGAATTTTTTACACCGTCCTGCGTTGTACGGACGCTTGTTGAGGTGTTACAGCCATTCCAAGGAAGAGTGTATGATCCGTGCTGTGGGTCGGGAGG
This genomic window from uncultured Anaeromusa sp. contains:
- a CDS encoding phospholipase D-like domain-containing protein encodes the protein MKGLVRIKAITVPQHSFCECLNADIEAAQEVHILASFLMESGIKLILPALKKAVDKDVAVRVLTGRYLGITELAALYLLKKEFAEAPNFQLRLFPDTAVSFHPKAYFLDMPEGRKVYVGSSNLSWSALCKGYEFPFLPAK
- a CDS encoding nucleoside triphosphate pyrophosphohydrolase, translated to MRNIKEAAVVYPEETGTVIRHDKLVRDGIPEVIAKAGKKAVWHQEKDAKELFHRLQHKLQEEAMEYRSNPCVEELADLTEVLDGMAHQQGISMGEVLQVKAQKRKERGGFEQGIVLERIE